One region of uncultured Methanolobus sp. genomic DNA includes:
- a CDS encoding PAS domain S-box protein: protein MLYDTTDQLVGVVASFFDAGLRNNECCLWGIAGQLDIDYVKNLLKDAGLDVDRYVENGQLIFSECNECYIAGKGSVSDMDLLKWQEIYNIAMAEGYNGLRIVDKFTIVDGDSWESFVEYEKKAMGFVRTKKITGLFAFLLEARSRMEMIELISMHDGTIIEKNGRWTLLQSSSSCKPVSRSQYFRDEILENVWTGFWAVDENDKIVFFNKGMESISGLSKSDVCGKKLTNFIPQSIEGEDPGFADVFKAVKEDLQSRSYNVFPFIKPDGQFIYHSGFLLPLTDDEGNYSGMIGTIGKLVEQTIDHKTLRDKFKSIEKLEDIYRKSPVVAFLWSAEKGWPVAFVSENISQFGYTPEDLTSGKVDYGDIVHPDDLDYVRSDVSELEVQGKMFFSKEYRIMTKSGKVRWVTERSHLIRNEKGNPAYYQGIIIDITERKRAEETALASEKKYRLIFENSPLGIFHFNEKGVITHCNEKFLEIMELKNKEDIIGFDLGASIVDKNMTKAVDDALSRKQGFFEGEYHTVSTDITIYIKAYYSPNIAEDGTFLGGIGVFEDISEKHKAEDAVLEAEKKYRLIFENSPVGIFHFNAEGIVTHCNEKFLLIIGVEKREDVIGFNMVRQIEDNEMKQAISDVFSRKNGHFEGRYHTVISGKDLYLKADFSPNLADDGTFLGGIGIYGDVSIRKKAEEALRLDESRLEALLKISHVTDLSLRSVADFVQEEAVRLTQSKIGYLAFLNDSGTKLTIYSWSQSIMDKCRVKGKKLEYTIEETGLWGEPIRQGKAVVVNDFDAPNPLKHGYPKGHIRLIRYMSIPIFDGKNIVGVAGVGNKDMDYDKTDVRQLTLFMEGMWKLIQRQKSEDTLREYAEKLSRVNEELSKTNEELSQANEELKSLDRMKDEFLSNVSHEFKTPLTSIQGYSQLISDGTLGDVNQQQQKAVETVLRNSERLRRLVDSLLYLSRAQSGKLNYSFETLDIKDILEHSVQDLALQAASKNIELITDIPSDLPQLDVDRDKMMDVFVNLIDNAVKFTHDGGKVTVSAHVSEGSMYLDVEDTGIGIPDDKIPMLFQRFYQVDSSVKRRYGGTGLGLYICKKIVEDHKGDIYVSSEEGKGTTVHIRLPLNQ from the coding sequence ATGCTCTATGATACCACAGATCAACTTGTGGGTGTTGTTGCTTCTTTTTTTGATGCGGGACTCAGGAATAATGAGTGTTGTCTCTGGGGTATAGCAGGTCAGCTTGACATTGATTATGTGAAAAACCTGCTAAAGGATGCAGGACTTGATGTTGACAGGTATGTTGAGAACGGGCAGTTGATATTTTCGGAGTGCAATGAATGTTACATTGCCGGAAAAGGCTCTGTTTCTGACATGGATCTCCTGAAATGGCAGGAGATATACAATATTGCAATGGCCGAAGGTTACAATGGGCTGAGGATCGTTGACAAGTTCACAATTGTAGATGGTGATTCCTGGGAAAGTTTCGTGGAATATGAAAAAAAGGCCATGGGCTTTGTAAGGACAAAAAAGATCACCGGTCTTTTTGCATTTCTCCTTGAAGCACGCTCAAGAATGGAAATGATCGAACTTATCAGCATGCATGACGGGACCATTATTGAGAAGAATGGCAGGTGGACCCTGCTTCAGAGTTCATCATCTTGCAAACCGGTCAGCAGGAGTCAGTATTTCAGGGATGAGATACTTGAAAATGTGTGGACAGGTTTCTGGGCTGTCGATGAAAATGACAAAATAGTCTTTTTCAACAAAGGCATGGAATCTATATCCGGCCTGTCAAAAAGTGATGTATGCGGAAAGAAACTGACAAACTTTATCCCACAAAGCATTGAGGGTGAAGACCCCGGATTCGCAGATGTTTTCAAGGCAGTAAAAGAAGACCTGCAATCAAGAAGTTACAACGTTTTTCCATTTATCAAACCGGATGGTCAGTTCATCTATCATAGTGGATTTCTGCTTCCTCTTACAGATGATGAGGGAAATTACAGTGGCATGATAGGCACCATCGGCAAACTTGTGGAGCAAACCATCGATCATAAAACACTGCGTGACAAGTTTAAGTCCATAGAAAAACTGGAAGATATCTACAGGAAAAGTCCTGTTGTGGCTTTTTTGTGGAGTGCTGAAAAGGGCTGGCCGGTTGCGTTTGTTTCTGAGAACATTTCCCAGTTCGGATATACTCCTGAGGACCTGACTTCCGGAAAGGTGGATTATGGCGACATAGTCCATCCCGATGATCTTGATTACGTACGTAGTGATGTCTCTGAACTTGAAGTTCAGGGGAAGATGTTTTTCTCAAAGGAATACCGCATTATGACAAAATCCGGCAAGGTACGCTGGGTTACAGAAAGGTCACACCTTATAAGAAACGAAAAAGGGAATCCTGCCTACTACCAAGGTATCATTATAGACATCACGGAAAGAAAAAGGGCAGAAGAAACTGCACTTGCTTCTGAAAAGAAATATCGTCTGATTTTTGAGAATTCCCCGCTTGGAATCTTCCATTTCAACGAAAAAGGAGTTATCACACACTGCAATGAAAAGTTCCTGGAAATAATGGAACTCAAAAATAAAGAAGACATCATTGGATTTGATCTTGGAGCGTCGATTGTAGACAAAAATATGACAAAAGCGGTCGATGATGCTCTTTCAAGAAAACAGGGTTTCTTTGAAGGAGAATACCACACCGTTTCCACAGATATTACAATTTACATCAAGGCATATTACAGTCCTAATATTGCAGAAGATGGTACTTTCCTTGGTGGCATAGGTGTTTTTGAAGACATCTCTGAAAAACATAAAGCAGAAGATGCTGTACTTGAAGCTGAAAAGAAATACCGCCTGATATTTGAGAATTCTCCTGTCGGGATTTTTCATTTCAATGCAGAAGGTATTGTAACGCACTGCAATGAGAAATTCCTTCTGATCATAGGTGTGGAAAAGAGAGAAGACGTCATTGGCTTTAACATGGTCAGACAGATAGAGGATAATGAAATGAAACAAGCCATATCAGATGTCTTTTCAAGAAAAAACGGGCATTTTGAAGGCAGATATCATACTGTTATCAGTGGCAAAGATCTTTATCTCAAAGCTGATTTTAGTCCCAATCTTGCAGACGATGGCACTTTTCTTGGGGGCATTGGAATTTACGGGGATGTCTCCATTCGTAAAAAAGCAGAAGAAGCTCTGCGTCTTGACGAATCGCGTCTTGAAGCACTGCTGAAGATCAGCCACGTTACTGATCTCTCTCTTAGGAGCGTAGCCGATTTCGTACAGGAAGAAGCTGTGAGGCTGACACAGAGTAAGATAGGTTATCTTGCTTTCCTCAATGATTCCGGTACAAAGCTTACAATCTATTCCTGGTCTCAGAGCATTATGGACAAATGCAGGGTGAAGGGTAAGAAACTTGAGTATACGATCGAGGAAACGGGTCTGTGGGGCGAACCTATCAGGCAGGGAAAAGCTGTGGTTGTAAATGATTTCGATGCGCCCAATCCGCTAAAACATGGTTATCCCAAAGGACATATCAGACTCATACGCTACATGAGCATTCCAATATTTGACGGGAAAAATATCGTAGGCGTAGCCGGTGTTGGCAATAAGGACATGGATTACGATAAGACTGATGTCAGGCAGCTTACGTTGTTCATGGAAGGAATGTGGAAGCTCATCCAGCGCCAGAAATCTGAAGATACATTGCGTGAGTATGCCGAAAAACTCTCCAGGGTCAACGAGGAGCTTTCAAAGACCAATGAAGAACTTTCACAGGCAAACGAGGAATTGAAATCCCTGGACAGGATGAAAGATGAGTTTCTCTCAAACGTAAGTCATGAATTTAAAACCCCGCTGACCTCCATTCAGGGATACAGCCAGCTTATTTCGGACGGGACACTGGGTGATGTGAACCAGCAGCAGCAAAAGGCTGTGGAGACGGTTCTCAGGAATTCAGAGCGCCTTCGCAGGCTTGTAGATTCTTTGCTATATCTCAGCCGTGCACAATCCGGTAAACTGAATTATTCTTTTGAAACGCTTGACATCAAGGATATTTTAGAGCATTCGGTTCAGGACCTTGCACTTCAGGCTGCAAGTAAGAACATAGAACTTATCACTGATATTCCATCTGACCTGCCACAACTTGATGTTGACCGCGATAAGATGATGGATGTTTTTGTGAATTTAATAGACAACGCGGTGAAGTTTACGCATGATGGTGGCAAAGTTACAGTTTCAGCTCATGTTTCCGAAGGATCGATGTATCTGGATGTGGAGGATACAGGTATCGGAATTCCTGATGACAAGATCCCAATGCTTTTCCAGCGTTTCTACCAGGTTGACTCTTCCGTGAAAAGAAGATATGGCGGTACCGGTCTTGGTCTGTATATCTGTAAGAAGATAGTTGAGGATCACAAGGGTGATATTTACGTCAGCAGCGAAGAAGGAAAAGGAACGACGGTTCATATTCGCCTTCCTTTGAATCAGTAA
- a CDS encoding GTP-binding protein — protein sequence MKVIIIGGFLGSGKTTTLRNLGKHLIDKGHRIAIIVNEVGEVGVDGETISSSGLVTKELTSGCICCSLKVSMELTLDTLIEDYNPDVVIIEPTGIAFPLQIKEHIELMDLGEVSFAPVVTLIDASRFGAEWDQIPKFIENQIKESEIVCINKIDLVDKDAIVASTQKALEINPDAIVVEFSAKNADDKFERFMDLLTGESELHQEREDMNSMEVSGVGSYAGEYSITSNGKDVDAVTNMLVHTLVNIKDKVKELNPDFVGHVKISFKSSSGLVKGSLTSSEGEPVVEILDEKGDGEEHLKFLSAVTKLSQEELVHIVDECIQSTLEKEAVSFEKVSSTHDHHDHDHDHEHHHKNEHHHGHGHEHHDEHGHGHNHKSDGGHHHD from the coding sequence ATGAAAGTCATAATCATAGGCGGTTTTCTGGGAAGCGGTAAAACAACGACTCTAAGGAATCTTGGTAAGCATCTCATTGATAAAGGTCACAGGATAGCCATAATTGTCAACGAAGTTGGTGAGGTTGGGGTGGACGGTGAGACCATTTCAAGCAGCGGACTTGTGACAAAAGAACTTACAAGTGGTTGTATATGTTGTTCGCTCAAAGTCAGTATGGAATTAACCCTGGATACCCTGATAGAGGATTATAATCCAGATGTTGTTATCATCGAACCTACTGGAATTGCGTTCCCACTTCAGATAAAGGAGCATATTGAACTTATGGACCTTGGTGAAGTTTCCTTTGCACCGGTTGTTACACTTATCGATGCCAGCAGGTTTGGTGCAGAGTGGGACCAGATCCCAAAGTTCATTGAGAACCAGATCAAGGAGTCAGAGATTGTTTGCATCAATAAGATTGATCTTGTTGACAAGGATGCAATTGTAGCTTCTACGCAGAAGGCACTGGAAATAAATCCTGATGCTATTGTTGTGGAGTTCTCCGCAAAGAATGCTGATGACAAGTTCGAGAGGTTTATGGACTTACTTACCGGTGAAAGTGAATTGCATCAGGAACGTGAGGATATGAACTCCATGGAAGTTTCTGGTGTTGGAAGCTATGCAGGCGAATATTCCATTACTTCCAATGGCAAGGACGTTGATGCGGTTACAAATATGCTGGTTCATACTCTTGTGAATATCAAGGATAAAGTAAAGGAGTTGAATCCTGACTTTGTGGGTCACGTTAAGATAAGTTTCAAGTCATCTTCCGGCCTTGTAAAGGGAAGCCTGACATCTTCAGAGGGTGAACCTGTGGTTGAGATTCTTGATGAGAAAGGCGACGGGGAAGAACACCTGAAGTTCCTCAGTGCTGTTACCAAACTTTCGCAGGAGGAGCTTGTGCATATCGTGGATGAGTGCATCCAGAGTACTCTGGAAAAGGAAGCTGTGTCTTTTGAAAAGGTCAGTTCCACACACGACCATCATGATCACGACCATGACCATGAACATCATCATAAAAATGAGCATCACCACGGGCATGGTCATGAACACCACGATGAGCACGGACACGGGCATAATCACAAAAGCGATGGCGGTCATCACCACGATTAA
- a CDS encoding DUF2148 domain-containing protein — protein sequence MKVNPELEVLETLANTILVAARTAPKGKGIDDIVTYLFDDDNRMELADKMEELSETKGLKFLIRDAKNVRDSDCLLIIGLKPSGASSLNCGACGFETCADMVKYKKVKVEFTGPHCMIKYMDLGIAIGSAAARAKDLCIDNRILYSAGAAACYFDMIDADVAMAMPLSVKGKNIFFDRPSTR from the coding sequence ATGAAAGTAAATCCTGAACTTGAAGTACTTGAAACGCTTGCAAATACCATCCTTGTGGCTGCAAGAACAGCACCTAAAGGTAAGGGTATCGATGATATCGTGACGTATCTTTTTGATGATGATAACAGAATGGAACTTGCTGATAAGATGGAGGAACTCAGTGAGACCAAAGGTCTGAAATTCCTGATAAGGGATGCTAAGAATGTGAGAGATTCTGATTGCCTGTTAATCATTGGTCTGAAACCTTCAGGGGCAAGTTCGCTTAACTGTGGTGCATGTGGATTTGAGACCTGTGCCGATATGGTTAAGTACAAAAAGGTGAAGGTGGAATTCACAGGTCCGCACTGTATGATCAAGTATATGGACCTGGGAATTGCAATAGGTTCTGCTGCTGCCAGGGCAAAGGATTTGTGTATTGATAACAGGATTCTCTATTCTGCAGGGGCAGCAGCATGCTATTTCGATATGATCGATGCAGATGTTGCAATGGCAATGCCGTTGAGCGTTAAAGGTAAAAATATCTTCTTTGACAGACCATCCACAAGATAA
- a CDS encoding arsenate reductase ArsC, with amino-acid sequence MTSDDNKIKVLFICIRNSGRSQIAEAYLKKIGGERFEVESAGYKPEPINDLVLKVMEEEGFDLSTKKPQSAWDCFKEGRLYQYIITVCDRAHEEECPLFPKPFTQLHWPYPDPETFTGTKEEKLEQARRLRDSIRERIEKFVEDIDKL; translated from the coding sequence ATGACGTCAGATGATAACAAAATTAAAGTCCTTTTTATATGTATCCGTAACAGTGGCCGAAGTCAGATCGCCGAAGCCTATCTGAAAAAGATTGGCGGTGAAAGGTTTGAAGTTGAAAGTGCAGGCTACAAACCTGAGCCAATAAACGATCTGGTGCTAAAAGTCATGGAAGAGGAAGGTTTTGATTTAAGTACTAAAAAACCTCAATCTGCATGGGATTGCTTCAAGGAAGGAAGACTATATCAGTATATTATAACAGTTTGTGACAGGGCACATGAAGAGGAATGTCCTCTTTTTCCAAAGCCATTTACCCAGCTTCACTGGCCGTATCCGGATCCTGAGACCTTCACCGGAACAAAGGAGGAGAAACTGGAACAGGCACGCAGACTCAGGGATTCGATCAGGGAAAGGATAGAGAAATTTGTTGAAGACATTGACAAATTATGA
- a CDS encoding arsenate reductase ArsC produces the protein MEKQDKKKILFVCYHNSARSQMAEGLMRSIYGGAYEVYSAGVEATAVDSRAIQVMQEIDIDIAGQRSKKLSEYQDIVFDILITVCDKAKQACPICNTPELAGVNIRSDQPRAKKLMHRSFKDPVGVAGSDTEQLEVFRQIRDEIKDWIVQTFQD, from the coding sequence ATGGAGAAACAGGATAAAAAGAAGATTCTTTTTGTGTGCTACCACAATTCTGCGAGATCACAGATGGCTGAAGGGTTAATGAGGTCTATCTATGGAGGTGCTTATGAGGTGTACAGTGCAGGTGTGGAAGCTACTGCTGTGGATTCACGTGCAATTCAGGTAATGCAGGAAATAGATATTGACATTGCCGGCCAGCGTTCCAAGAAATTGAGTGAATATCAGGATATTGTGTTTGATATCCTTATAACGGTCTGTGATAAAGCCAAACAGGCATGTCCTATCTGCAACACACCGGAACTTGCAGGTGTAAATATCAGAAGTGATCAACCCCGGGCTAAAAAACTAATGCACAGGAGTTTTAAAGATCCGGTAGGAGTTGCAGGTTCAGATACTGAACAACTTGAAGTTTTCAGGCAGATTCGGGATGAGATAAAAGACTGGATTGTTCAGACATTTCAGGACTGA